In Rhipicephalus sanguineus isolate Rsan-2018 unplaced genomic scaffold, BIME_Rsan_1.4 Seq364, whole genome shotgun sequence, the genomic stretch GCGTATGTGTATAAATGAACATTTCAGGTAATGGAACTACCGCGCCACTCTCAGTCAAGTAACCTACCTGTTACCCCATCACTACTTCTTTTTGGCCGAGTTGGTTCATTACGGAGCAAGGTTACCTTCATGCTGCTGCCTGcatgcatgggcgtcggcaggattttgttttGGAGGGAGCAATGTTGCTTCGCGGCTGGGGGATGGAGGCGATATTGTGTGGCTCGGGTGGGGGGCAAGTACTGGTTTGGCTTGGGTtgggtggggggagggtgggagTGCCCTTGCACTGCTCTACCAACGCCCGTGCCTGCATGTATAaaattgcattaaaaaaaaacattctgacAATATAAATGTCGAGTTTGTAATAATAGTAAttggtggggttttacgtgccaaaaccgcgatatgattatgaggcacgccgtagaggaaggctccgggaatttcgactacctggggttctaaCTTGCGTCTAAATGTAAGTTCACGGCcctcagcattttcgcctcgatccaaaatgcagtgattccactcctgcgccaactgcgccaaagtgcgccaaattgtatttactgcgccatcctgataatatcgacgaaatttgcgccaaactgcgccaaagtctcgtgtttgggggcgtctatcaccggcaatcgcaccgccggcgcgtcagaacatgtgcagctcgatcttggggctgctaataaagtcgcaatcatggaccaagaattattccgctgaataaatagcgctcgagcgtgcgtcccgagtaagccacgatgccacgcacggtgccgacgcagcttctgttctgcaagtcggctcgacagcaaaacgcgctcttcgcagaggctcgtgacgtctaggcctatcggtagcgaaaaagtgcgacggcgattcatcggcggacgtcgtctgttccagaaacgctgctgatagctcgtttcaagcgtcgcacggcacgtaaggaaagcaatgttcagtataactatacatgagtgccgctaaaatgtctgtcacttctgtttccggacatcgcggaatgaaatctgggatcgctcgcagtagatatgggacaatatcgaatttcttgcttcgcgtttatggaagagcacggaaacggtggaaacgcgttgacacttttcctcagatatactttatccatggatcttcatccagaacagcttttcgTAACTCCTTCcggcagcacgtccgagtttgtaatcactctgcggtaaataccccctaaaaggccctgccctttcgagctcacgcgCTAGGGTTCCAactcgaattttttgcttgctttttttaaaatgtcatctcattagtaaaatcatatctcctggtcggagcagccgcaaatgcgcagctgtcagtagcaggcccgtcgctgacggccacagtgaagcggctacgccatgttacacgtccgcccctcgctttcgggggtcaatagctaaccgttaaaaaaactcagtttcgcttaagagcgaagcaatgaatgcgatatcaaaaaaatttattgtgaaacgaagtaagactagcagctaacttttttggatccgatctcgcgtaactcaacaaaacgctggtttaagggaatatggcccctccaagaaccgaagcgttttcttgctttgagttatctaaatgcgaagtaagcgttgagagcatagcaagtttacgagccgtctcctgatgcctcgagatagcgcgcgcgcaagcgactgcgcccttcgaacgatgcgccccccccttccgctcccctggcgcgttccttcatgctccttacgaaagacgggggggggggggtggcgtttcctctctgtttgatgagcaatcgatggcaggcccgcacgcgggaagatgttatctcatgcgctgtccgtgcggcggagacagacggccggctagtttaatctccgcttcagccgcgttcgtcgccaacgCTCgagagcttttacccgcggctagaatgtgcgtggtgatgttattgatttggactttatacggaaagttacggcaacggcgacggcaaaaatccgccgagagtgtccatataattgctatcgcaagggtcaatgtacggggcacattttgcgccccccccccctcttaggtgattagggggggctccccccctgccccccctgtgcgcacgcctatgctcctgagatgattttttccatgagatttgcaatgaatagaaatatttctagccttcataagagccccataataatactcaggtgcttgaatgttaatgcaatatgcttctctattgcactccaggatgtaaattcgctgctccaaagggctcccagatgcaaaattatctgctccaaagtgctccaagatgaaaattttgctgctccaaagtgctccaaaacggaaattttgctgctccgaaaattgctccaaatcagaagtcctcggtagcatcactgaaaatgcggccgggattgaacccccGACTtagagtcagcagccgagcaccgtagttGGCAAGTTGGCAAAGTAGGCAAGTTGCCACCTGATGGCTTTTTGGCACAACACTGACATGGCTGTGCGTGCCAACCGAACTTTCATAGAACTATTGTCGTCAGTAAGAGCCGGTCCGATATCACTAGGCTaatcattgaagccgaacaaattGATCATTTTGGTGACGCCTGTGTTAGTAATCCCTCTCTGTCTCTTAGTGCCAAAGAGTTAGTTTCTGCGCATGGGTCGTTGAATTGCCTGTCTTAGCCGTTTCAGTCCTGTTTTCTATCTCGTAGAGATAAGTTTCTCTGTTCTCTATCATTACTGTTCTTGTGGTCTTATAAAGTGTTCAtgtgactgtcgtgcgcaaagTGCTATATGAGTCGGCAGGTGAAataaataaaccattgttgttagtagcgccagtgtgtgtacgtttttttttctttcttttgtccgtgtcttttttgcgctatctCTTCAAgtatgatgaaccaacaagcccgcatcgccacccgaGCGCCGTAGCCACTGTACTCCGTGCCATATATAGTAATTCCACGAAAATGGACAATGTCAAACATCTGCACTACATAACATCGAATTATGCCCTGGCGCATATTTTAGGTGTATAAATATTCTTGTCTTCGCGTTTATTTCTTTACCACGAGCATTGTATTGAGGTTTTCGCGTCACGAGAACATCTTTCGAGCGTAGTTAAGGAAGCGCGATGATCAAACGGCTGCCCAAGTTGAAGTAACGATCAAGTTGAAACCTGTTTCCGGTTCACTCCGCTGGTATAGGAAAACGCAGACTGGCCGCCATACGCAACCCTTCCGCATGACTTCTTTTTTTAACTATGTCCGTAGACATGCATTTACGACTCGGTAATGAGACTGTGGCGCTCGAACGTCCTGCGCCCACGTAACCAGGTGGAGGTGATAAGCCCAGCTCTTTTTTACGAGGTTATTCACCCCTATGCAGCAATTAACGTTCGCGTTATCGCTAAAGTCGAAGAACTGTGCGAGTTGTACGTGTGCGCATGTCGAGAGAAAACAAACGTTGTTTTGGACTGTAGATAATTATGCAAAATCAACAGGGCCATTGTTCGCGGAGTGGTTTTAAACGATACCGAGCCGCGCTGGCGTGCTTCCGACGTGGCACTTCACGCTGCCGgcctcgttttgttttttttctcttctcccgTAGCGACAAGAGGGATGACCGCGATTAACTTCTCGTTGGCGCTGGAAACGCCGCGGTGCTAATCTTCCTTAATCCTCCTTTGGGGCTTCGAACGTTTCGAGTTGGTTAGCTTCGCTTACGGAAGTCATTTGACACGTGGAACATAGGCGCAGGCGGGCCGTCGTTGGCGGCTGCGAAGAATGCGAGTGCCTCATTTAGTGCACAACGGAAGTAAGGCTTTGGCCGCCTTTACCTCGAATAATGGACggtttttattttcttctgccTTTTTAGCACTGGCTACTGCCAGCCAGTAGAGGCTTTAATCCGTCTTACAAGGAATTCAAAACAATATACTCCAACATTTAGCGACCCCCTGACATGCACTAAAGCACACCAATTTCAGAGACTCTTCTACGATGCGGCGCCATGCTATCTATATTTCAGATGATCTAATAGCGTGGACAAACCGCAGTAAGAATAAAAAGAcactaaaagaaagaaatgcattCGTGCTTCGTCCTGTGTAGTAAGAATTTACTAAATAATGGCGTTGACTGTCAAAGAAAACACTTCATAAGGCACTTCCGGGAAAATCAACATGCGCGCTATTTCACTTTTCCTTTTAAACCGCAACAACCGGTTTCTTGCTACTATACCTACGTCACTGGACTTCATTTCTAAGTGACCGGTGGACTACGTCTTTGCACGAGTTTCGCCATACTCAGCTGGCTGCTGCGAAAAGAAGATACAATACTGCAGGTGTGACCAAGCAGACAAACCATAGCGTGCTTACATTAGAGCTTAGGTTGTTCGCTTACGTTACAGTGCTGTTTAGCAGCTATCTTCTTTGCGAGTGACCCAGCTCAGATTTCGTAAAGGCGCGATGTAGCGAACGGAAAGTTGGTGGCAATGCGCTCAATCGACTAAGAAACTGAACGAGTGAAATTCATCCAGACCCTGTAGCTTCCCTGCCAGGACTGGTAGTTTATTCCATATCGAATAATGGATATCGTCATTGTCGGCCTTTTGATCTGCAAGGCCGCCCTCGTAATAACCTCAGACACCTAGCGCACACCGTCCCGGTCATGGCGGAGCACTCCAGGTGCGCCGTAGGCAGCGGTACCCCACGTATATGGCGCGCCCTTCCTCAGGCGCCGCGTTCTTCTGCTCTTCATTGACGGATCGGGCAGCGTGAGCAAGTCGCTGCGAATGTTAGTCTTCCCCGCAAGGATGATGTGCGCACTGGGGCTGGAGTGGTGCACTTCCGTCCTTCCCGACTTCGTGTTGTTGTTCAGGAAGTCGGGTGAGTCGATGCTCAAGCACGTCAAGACAACGTCTCTGTCCTGGTACGACAGAGGTCGCAACCGGTCATGGTCCTCCTGACCCGCCGTGTCCCATAAGGCCAGTTCGACCTGGACGTCGATGACGGTGACGTAGTTCTCGAAGGTGGGGTGCAGACACGCCTCCGGAAGCAGACCTTGGCTGAAGACGATCAGGAGACACGTCTTACCGCACATGCCGTCTCCGACGATCACTAGCTTTTTCTGATAGATGCCATGTGTGACATTTCACCACAATAGGATCCAGAATGCGCTCGTTCTGGgcggtcttcttcttcttccttatcTCTTACGAACCTTCCTGCAACTTACTTTCACAAAGAATTCGCAAGGTTCATCCTGAACAAtgcagtttaacgtcccaaagtatTCCCTTGGTTACGAAAAACACCTTATGCGGGATTTAtgactttattattatttttttttgccgcctGGACTTTGTTCAAAGAACGCTAGGCGGCTGCGGGGGTATTAATAGCTTGCAGTGACGAGATGAGACGAAGAGAACGATGTTAGGAGGGACCAACTTTATTAACTACAGTGTAGCCAATTCAACTTGTGGACTATGAGCCAGTTACCTGGCCTCAATTGGTCGATGGGTCGGGCCTGTGGCGTGATGGCTCAACTCACTGCGGAGATTGGTCATGACTCTGGCCTTACCTATAGTTAGGTTTCTAATATGGTCTCATACTGTAATTCCAAAacttcttcgtcttcctcttgtACTGCTAAAAGCAGCTATGTATCTACTCAAAGCAGCTCATCTTTCTCTCTTCTATGGAATCCTACTTCGTAGAAAATGGCGCACAGCCCGCGCAACGACGTATTTCATAGCCGAAAGGTTGCTTAAGGATGTTAAACTCATTTGTTGAGTGTGAGCTATAAAGTCGTGCTTTGCTTTTTCAAAGGAAGCTTGCAAGCggtaaaagaagaagaagaccgcCTGGAGAATCGGCGCATATCGGATCCTACCGAAGCAATACCACAGATCCATGGCGGTAATCAGAGGAATTCCACGGTTCATCACAGGCGGTGAGGTGGGCAACGGATGTCCCCTGATCGTCTTCAGCAAGGATCTGCTTTCGGCGACCGCCATCGCTGTCTATACGTCACCGCCACCAATGTCGACGGCAGCCAGGTAAAGCTGGCCTTGTGGGACACGCGGGGCAACAGAACTACGTCGGGTTGCAGCTATCGTCAAACCGGGACGGGATCCTGACGTGCTTCAGCATGGACTCCCCCGACCCACGGAGAAGAACGCAGAGTTCGGGAAGCCGAAGGTTCGCCACTTCTGCCCCAGCATGCCCAACTTCCTTGGGTGAACAAGACTCTTCGCAACCACCGGCTCTCGCTGGAATATCCGGCCATGACGAAGCCGGAGCACGTGGCGCTTGAGGAAAGACGCCCCATGGCGGAGAAGATCAACGCCTAAGGCTCACCTGAAGTTCCCCGCCAAGACCAAGGACGGTGTGTGTGAGCTGCTCGACAGCGCTGTAAAAAATTACGTTTATTATGCTATACTATGACGAAGGCCTCGTTGTAGATCAAAGGGCCGAAGATATGCATTTTCCAATTTAGAATAAACCTGATTCCGTCCCTGTGAGAAACCAGAGGTGTGCTGGAGAGCTTGTCTCGTTCCAGTGTCTTAGTCAATGGTGAGCCAGCAACTCTCGCTTTTACCTCTCGAGCAAAGTTACGAAGTATATTATTGCTACCTTGATAGCTGCCTAAGAGCACCGTAACGTCAACGAACAGGAGCACCCGCTACAATAGCACAGTTCTGTCATTGGGTTCGGTTCCGACCTGCCTGTTGCATATCACTTGGGGTTAATGCAAAAATACTGTTTCTTGTATATGGGTGTACGTTGTACACTACATCAGTAGACACCTTCTACAAGGTGGCTCAATATCAGATCGTTGTTTCGCCACGTTAAGTACCAGATTTATTTTGTATAAGCCTTGTGTATGTCTTCGTAGCCGGGGGTTTATTTGAACTACCACTACTCGCTCCCAAATAAGAAAACGCAATACTTTaaaagttcctgcgtacgttaaCTTGACTTTATATGCCAACATCTCCAGCATATCAATTTTCGTCCCTCTCTCTTAATATGCAAGCCGCAATTTAACGTGATAGCGCTGACGAggccgtgtcgcagaaaatgcggtgtcggcCTCGGCTGCATTGTCCCCGATCGGAAACACCCCAATGATGCAAAGAATACAAATCAGGGTTCGAGCTGGAACCGAAAACAAGCATACTTAGTGGCAGTCAAGTGCTCTACCACAtcgcagtcaagtgttctaccaaaTCATTTGTGAAAACAGTGCCTATGCTGTCTGCTTCCTCAGCGAGGATGCTTTATACCGATTGGCTTTATAGTAACCTGGCTTAACCCACCCTGAGGGATCAGTAATGGGTCGGGCGGTACCTAATGAGGGATGGCCAAGAGCCAGTATGCTACTTCTTTATTCTCCTGTTGTCCCTTTAACAAAGCCATGAAATGGCCACTGAAATGCTGTAATCTGTCCGGCATGCTAAATTATCcaaactgagagctgggcgagtttgTATGTATCCgtcttaataataaaaaaaaaaacagtgaaaaaAGGCGCAG encodes the following:
- the LOC119377135 gene encoding rho-related GTP-binding protein RhoA-B produces the protein MCGKTCLLIVFSQGLLPEACLHPTFENYVTVIDVQVELALWDTAGQEDHDRLRPLSYQDRDVVLTCLSIDSPDFLNNNTKSGRTEVHHSSPSAHIILAGKTNIRSDLLTLPDPSMKSRRTRRLRKGAPYTWGTAAYGAPGVLRHDRDGVR